One Hermetia illucens chromosome 4, iHerIll2.2.curated.20191125, whole genome shotgun sequence DNA segment encodes these proteins:
- the LOC119655419 gene encoding condensin complex subunit 2 isoform X1 produces MTMTPPHMDSPLRRSEVGAFRTPVQTPVINDDEAERREARRRTTAVLDTPSTTVEESETLKNCLQQCNDKLSRDNAWAVSVIDTLSSLMSRHHKALSNFKVAGSSLEASSRVYALRVDSVHSEVLRISSGLNKQKVINENDDEPSAQHENDGEQVGGAETNAEGERPAKRKKRTRKAVSTITKNKETINAHLDTNPFTDPIFAKMNSGVGNVSGSNRLLQNVLHSVDSELRLRMNHPFWDSKDHESFDYPEQYDFSDMPDVDGEMVANLRLTGMVLRPQLSGYVISDTPAEQDESDDDRPSDSNMHVDEDIDHNSQMAVAFDINAAVEASQPDTHPFIDVDLGDFDELTVEEQVAINNCKGLRRAPVLIEDMRPVDSSSSTLEYSYRPMDKISQFWAGPSHWKFKKSRNKSLSLAQRFSANHTGDNRKQNLRGKRKPLKFRTQPLEFLEIHDNLFQKLDEKSKMRKANIQKKWDAKRMKLPTDLQINKDIFDIYSYSLGTQVMEEVEAALSPDIPDGSDYDNPNSEKFCDDIPNDDMMDVMDTEGDAPDMNTDTECVNQTVMEIATDFVGAPDKVTKIIVPFARRAKVVDMKQLKKCCTILIDQQMHETDKENLSQPPGFESEKYKGGVASFNKIYSNLPRLLTPSMNEALSTAVAFYSILHLANEANLRLVMDDKLKDFQIRKIED; encoded by the exons aaactaaGCCGAGACAATGCATGGGCTGTGTCCGTTATTGATACCTTATCGTCATTGATGTCAAGACATCACAAAGCACTAAGCAATTTCAAAGTAGCTGGATCGTCTTTGGAAGCATCAAGTAGAGTCTATGCCCTCCGGGTGGATTCCGTTCACTCAGAGGTCTTGCGTATTTCTTCGGGTCTCAACAAGCAAAAAG TGATTAATGAAAATGATGACGAGCCAAGTGCACAGCATGAAAACGATGGTGAACAAGTTGGTGGAGCCGAGACGAATGCCGAGGGTGAACGTCCGGCTAAGCGAAAGAAGAGGACGCGAAAAGCTGTTTCCACGATCACAAAAAATAAGGAGACCATCAATGCACATTTGGATACAAATCCATTCACTGACCCAATTTTCGCGAAAATGAACTCGGGCGTGGGCAACGTCAGTGGCTCGAATCGATTGTTGCAAAATGTTTTGCATTCAGTTGACTCGGAATTGAGATTAAG gatgaatcaTCCATTTTGGGACTCAAAAGACCATGAATCATTCGATTATCCTGAGCAGTATGACTTTTCAGATATGCCAGATGTAGACGGCGAAATGGTGGCAAATCTGAGATTAACTGGAATGGTATTGCGTCCCCAGCTTTCTGGCTATGTCATCTCAGATACGCCAGCCGAGCAAGACGA AAGCGATGATGATCGCCCCAGTGACTCTAACATGCATGTGGATGAAGATATTGACCATAACTCACAAATGGCAGTAGCATTTGACATAAATGCTGCCGTGGAGGCAAGCCAGCCCGATACGCATCCATTTATTGATGTCGACTTGG GCGACTTCGATGAACTAACGGTTGAGGAGCAAGTTGCAATAAATAACTGTAAAGGTCTACGTCGTGCTCCTGTGTTAATTGAAGACATGCGCCCGGTCGACTCGTCTTCGTCAACCTTAGAATATTCATATCGACCTATGGATAAAATCAGTCAATTTTGGGCTGGCCCCTCTCATTGGAAATTCAAGAAATCTCGGAATAAATCACTGAGTTTAGCACAAAGATTTTCAGCAAATCACACAGGAGATAATAGAAAGCAAAATTTGAGAGGGAAACGTAAACCCCTGAAATTCCGCACACAACCACTAGAATTCCTGGAGATTCATGATAATCTCTTCCAAAAGTTGGATGAGAAAAGTAAAATGCGAAAGGCGAACATACAGAAGAAATGGGACGCGAAGAGAATGAAATTGCCTACAGATTTGCAGATTAATAAAGACATTTTCGATATATACAGCTATTCGCTGGGCACTCAAGTGATGGAAGAGGTTGAGGCGGCATTGTCGCCTGATATACCGGATGGGTCCGACTATGACAATCCTAACAGTGAGAAGTTTTGTGATGACATTCCAAAT GACGATATGATGGATGTGATGGATACCGAAGGGGACGCGCCAGATATGAACACGGACACGGAGTGTGTCAACCAAACGGTAATGGAAATTGCAACGGATTTTGTTGGTGCGCCGGATAAG GTCACTAAGATTATTGTGCCATTTGCAAGGCGAGCGAAAGTTGTGGACATGAAGCAATTGAAGAAATGTTGTACGATTCTCATTGATCAACAAATGCATGAAACGGACAAAGAGAACCTTTCCCAGCCGCCGGGATTCGAATCAGAAAAGTACAAAGGTGGCGTGGCCTCCTTCAACAAGATCTACTCAAATCTGCCGCGCCTGCTCACTCCAAGCATGAACGAGGCCCTTTCCACCGCCGTGGCCTTTTATTCAATATTGCATTTAGCCAATGAGGCGAACCTTAGACTAGTGATGGATGACAAACTGAAAGATTTTCAGATAAGGAAAATAGAGGATTGA
- the LOC119655419 gene encoding condensin complex subunit 2 isoform X2 — protein sequence MEALDEINFEMKLSRDNAWAVSVIDTLSSLMSRHHKALSNFKVAGSSLEASSRVYALRVDSVHSEVLRISSGLNKQKVINENDDEPSAQHENDGEQVGGAETNAEGERPAKRKKRTRKAVSTITKNKETINAHLDTNPFTDPIFAKMNSGVGNVSGSNRLLQNVLHSVDSELRLRMNHPFWDSKDHESFDYPEQYDFSDMPDVDGEMVANLRLTGMVLRPQLSGYVISDTPAEQDESDDDRPSDSNMHVDEDIDHNSQMAVAFDINAAVEASQPDTHPFIDVDLGDFDELTVEEQVAINNCKGLRRAPVLIEDMRPVDSSSSTLEYSYRPMDKISQFWAGPSHWKFKKSRNKSLSLAQRFSANHTGDNRKQNLRGKRKPLKFRTQPLEFLEIHDNLFQKLDEKSKMRKANIQKKWDAKRMKLPTDLQINKDIFDIYSYSLGTQVMEEVEAALSPDIPDGSDYDNPNSEKFCDDIPNDDMMDVMDTEGDAPDMNTDTECVNQTVMEIATDFVGAPDKVTKIIVPFARRAKVVDMKQLKKCCTILIDQQMHETDKENLSQPPGFESEKYKGGVASFNKIYSNLPRLLTPSMNEALSTAVAFYSILHLANEANLRLVMDDKLKDFQIRKIED from the exons ATGGAGGCACTGGATGAGATTAATTTCGAAATG aaactaaGCCGAGACAATGCATGGGCTGTGTCCGTTATTGATACCTTATCGTCATTGATGTCAAGACATCACAAAGCACTAAGCAATTTCAAAGTAGCTGGATCGTCTTTGGAAGCATCAAGTAGAGTCTATGCCCTCCGGGTGGATTCCGTTCACTCAGAGGTCTTGCGTATTTCTTCGGGTCTCAACAAGCAAAAAG TGATTAATGAAAATGATGACGAGCCAAGTGCACAGCATGAAAACGATGGTGAACAAGTTGGTGGAGCCGAGACGAATGCCGAGGGTGAACGTCCGGCTAAGCGAAAGAAGAGGACGCGAAAAGCTGTTTCCACGATCACAAAAAATAAGGAGACCATCAATGCACATTTGGATACAAATCCATTCACTGACCCAATTTTCGCGAAAATGAACTCGGGCGTGGGCAACGTCAGTGGCTCGAATCGATTGTTGCAAAATGTTTTGCATTCAGTTGACTCGGAATTGAGATTAAG gatgaatcaTCCATTTTGGGACTCAAAAGACCATGAATCATTCGATTATCCTGAGCAGTATGACTTTTCAGATATGCCAGATGTAGACGGCGAAATGGTGGCAAATCTGAGATTAACTGGAATGGTATTGCGTCCCCAGCTTTCTGGCTATGTCATCTCAGATACGCCAGCCGAGCAAGACGA AAGCGATGATGATCGCCCCAGTGACTCTAACATGCATGTGGATGAAGATATTGACCATAACTCACAAATGGCAGTAGCATTTGACATAAATGCTGCCGTGGAGGCAAGCCAGCCCGATACGCATCCATTTATTGATGTCGACTTGG GCGACTTCGATGAACTAACGGTTGAGGAGCAAGTTGCAATAAATAACTGTAAAGGTCTACGTCGTGCTCCTGTGTTAATTGAAGACATGCGCCCGGTCGACTCGTCTTCGTCAACCTTAGAATATTCATATCGACCTATGGATAAAATCAGTCAATTTTGGGCTGGCCCCTCTCATTGGAAATTCAAGAAATCTCGGAATAAATCACTGAGTTTAGCACAAAGATTTTCAGCAAATCACACAGGAGATAATAGAAAGCAAAATTTGAGAGGGAAACGTAAACCCCTGAAATTCCGCACACAACCACTAGAATTCCTGGAGATTCATGATAATCTCTTCCAAAAGTTGGATGAGAAAAGTAAAATGCGAAAGGCGAACATACAGAAGAAATGGGACGCGAAGAGAATGAAATTGCCTACAGATTTGCAGATTAATAAAGACATTTTCGATATATACAGCTATTCGCTGGGCACTCAAGTGATGGAAGAGGTTGAGGCGGCATTGTCGCCTGATATACCGGATGGGTCCGACTATGACAATCCTAACAGTGAGAAGTTTTGTGATGACATTCCAAAT GACGATATGATGGATGTGATGGATACCGAAGGGGACGCGCCAGATATGAACACGGACACGGAGTGTGTCAACCAAACGGTAATGGAAATTGCAACGGATTTTGTTGGTGCGCCGGATAAG GTCACTAAGATTATTGTGCCATTTGCAAGGCGAGCGAAAGTTGTGGACATGAAGCAATTGAAGAAATGTTGTACGATTCTCATTGATCAACAAATGCATGAAACGGACAAAGAGAACCTTTCCCAGCCGCCGGGATTCGAATCAGAAAAGTACAAAGGTGGCGTGGCCTCCTTCAACAAGATCTACTCAAATCTGCCGCGCCTGCTCACTCCAAGCATGAACGAGGCCCTTTCCACCGCCGTGGCCTTTTATTCAATATTGCATTTAGCCAATGAGGCGAACCTTAGACTAGTGATGGATGACAAACTGAAAGATTTTCAGATAAGGAAAATAGAGGATTGA